The following coding sequences lie in one Mycobacterium gordonae genomic window:
- the mraY gene encoding phospho-N-acetylmuramoyl-pentapeptide-transferase, with protein MRQILIAVAIAVTVSILLTPALIRLFTRQGFGHQIREDGPPSHHTKRGTPSMGGVAILAGIWAGYLGTHLFGLAFDGEGISASGLCVLGLATALGGVGFIDDLIKIRRSRNLGLNKTAKTVGQITAAVLFAVLVLQFRNNAGLTPGTADLSYVREIATVTFAPGLFVLFCVVVVSAWSNAVNFTDGLDGLAAGCMAMVTGAYVLITFWQYRNACVTAPGLGCYNVRDPLDLALIAAATAGACIGFLWWNAAPAKIFMGDTGSLALGGIIAGLSVTSRTEILAVVLGALFVAEVTSVVLQILAFRTTGRRVFRMAPFHHHFELGGWAETTVIIRFWLLTAISCGLGVALFYGEWLSTIGA; from the coding sequence GTGAGACAGATCCTGATCGCCGTCGCCATCGCGGTGACCGTCTCCATCCTGCTGACTCCGGCGCTGATCCGGCTGTTCACCCGGCAGGGTTTCGGTCACCAGATCCGCGAGGACGGCCCGCCGAGTCACCACACCAAGCGGGGTACGCCGTCGATGGGTGGGGTGGCGATTCTGGCCGGCATCTGGGCCGGCTATCTGGGCACCCATCTGTTCGGGCTGGCGTTCGACGGCGAAGGCATCTCGGCGTCGGGTCTGTGTGTGCTGGGCCTGGCCACCGCCCTGGGCGGGGTCGGTTTCATCGACGACCTGATCAAGATCCGCCGCTCGCGCAACCTGGGCCTGAACAAGACGGCCAAGACGGTCGGGCAGATCACCGCCGCCGTCCTGTTCGCGGTGCTGGTGCTGCAGTTCCGCAACAACGCCGGCCTGACGCCGGGCACCGCGGACCTGTCCTACGTGCGGGAGATCGCCACCGTCACCTTCGCGCCGGGACTGTTCGTGCTGTTCTGCGTGGTGGTGGTCAGTGCCTGGTCCAATGCGGTGAATTTCACCGACGGACTGGACGGCCTGGCGGCCGGCTGCATGGCGATGGTCACCGGCGCCTACGTCCTGATCACCTTCTGGCAGTACCGCAATGCCTGCGTCACCGCGCCGGGCCTGGGCTGCTACAACGTGCGCGACCCGCTGGACCTGGCGCTGATCGCGGCCGCCACCGCCGGCGCCTGCATCGGGTTTCTGTGGTGGAATGCCGCGCCGGCCAAGATCTTCATGGGCGACACCGGGTCGTTGGCTCTGGGCGGCATCATCGCCGGCCTGTCGGTGACCAGTCGCACCGAGATTCTCGCGGTGGTGTTGGGGGCTTTGTTCGTCGCCGAGGTCACCTCGGTGGTGTTGCAGATCCTGGCCTTCCGCACCACCGGTCGCCGGGTCTTCCGGATGGCCCCCTTCCATCACCACTTCGAACTCGGCGGCTGGGCGGAAACCACGGTGATCATCCGATTCTGGCTGCTCACCGCGATCAGCTGCGGCCTGGGCGTCGCCCTGTTCTACGGCGAGTGGCTGTCCACGATCGGTGCCTGA
- a CDS encoding UDP-N-acetylmuramoyl-tripeptide--D-alanyl-D-alanine ligase, with the protein MIDLTVAQIADIVGGTLHDITRDQAAATRVTGTVEFDSRAVGPGGLFLALPGARADGHDHAASAVAAGAVAVLAARPVGVPAIVVEPQAAQDDRASVLEHDADGSGAAVLAALAKLARAVAAELASNGLRIIGITGSSGKTSTKDLVAAVLRPLGEVVAPPGSFNNELGHPWTVLRATRETDFLILEMSARHPGNIAALADIATPSIGVVLNVGTAHLGEFGSREIIARTKSELPQAVTSSGVVVLNADDPLVAAMAELTAARVVRVSRNAGDVWAGPVSLDELARPQFTLHAGDVEAEVALGVYGDHQVSNALCAAAVALECGASVDQIAAALGAAGPVSRHRMQVSTRADGVTVIDDAYNANPDSMRAGLQALAWIAHRDDQPRRSWAVLGEMAELGEDAITEHDRIGRLAVRLDVSRLVVVGTGRSMSAMHQGAVMEGSWGSDGDRGAVIVDDAAAALSLLRAELRPGDVVLVKASNSAGLGALADSLVADGGSTRP; encoded by the coding sequence ATGATCGACCTGACCGTGGCCCAGATCGCCGACATCGTCGGCGGCACCCTGCACGACATCACCCGGGACCAGGCGGCGGCCACCCGGGTCACCGGGACAGTGGAATTCGACTCGCGCGCTGTCGGCCCGGGCGGGCTGTTCCTCGCGCTGCCGGGCGCCCGTGCCGACGGGCACGACCATGCCGCATCGGCGGTGGCCGCAGGCGCCGTTGCCGTGCTGGCAGCCCGGCCGGTGGGCGTGCCCGCCATCGTTGTCGAACCGCAAGCCGCGCAGGACGACCGGGCCTCGGTGCTCGAGCACGACGCCGACGGCTCGGGTGCTGCGGTGCTGGCCGCGCTGGCCAAGCTGGCCAGGGCGGTGGCCGCCGAGCTGGCCTCCAACGGGCTGAGAATCATCGGGATCACCGGCTCGTCGGGCAAGACCTCGACCAAGGACCTGGTGGCCGCGGTGCTGCGCCCGTTGGGCGAGGTGGTGGCACCGCCGGGGTCGTTCAACAACGAGCTGGGTCATCCCTGGACGGTGCTGCGAGCTACCCGCGAAACCGATTTTCTGATTCTCGAAATGTCGGCCCGCCATCCCGGCAATATCGCCGCCCTGGCCGATATCGCAACACCGTCGATCGGCGTGGTGCTCAACGTCGGTACCGCTCACCTGGGCGAATTCGGCTCCCGGGAGATCATTGCCCGAACCAAATCTGAACTGCCGCAAGCGGTTACGTCATCCGGCGTGGTCGTTCTGAACGCCGACGACCCGCTGGTGGCCGCCATGGCCGAGCTGACGGCGGCGCGGGTGGTCCGGGTGAGTCGCAATGCCGGTGACGTGTGGGCCGGGCCGGTGTCACTCGACGAGTTGGCCCGGCCGCAGTTCACCCTGCACGCGGGAGACGTGGAGGCCGAGGTTGCGCTCGGCGTATACGGCGACCATCAGGTGAGCAACGCACTGTGTGCGGCAGCGGTCGCACTGGAATGCGGTGCCAGCGTCGATCAGATCGCGGCGGCGCTCGGCGCGGCGGGTCCGGTGTCGCGCCACCGCATGCAGGTGAGCACCCGCGCCGACGGCGTGACCGTCATCGACGACGCCTACAACGCCAACCCCGACTCGATGCGGGCCGGCCTGCAGGCGCTCGCCTGGATCGCGCACCGCGACGACCAACCGCGACGCAGTTGGGCGGTGCTCGGGGAGATGGCCGAGCTCGGCGAGGATGCGATAACCGAGCACGATCGCATCGGCCGGCTCGCGGTGCGATTAGATGTGTCTCGACTCGTTGTCGTGGGAACCGGGAGGTCGATGAGCGCCATGCACCAGGGTGCGGTGATGGAAGGCTCGTGGGGCTCCGACGGCGACCGAGGGGCTGTCATCGTTGACGATGCGGCCGCTGCCCTCTCTCTATTGCGCGCTGAGCTTCGACCCGGAGACGTGGTTCTGGTCAAAGCGTCCAACTCGGCCGGCTTGGGGGCGCTGGCTGACTCGCTGGTCGCGGATGGCGGGAGCACACGCCCGTGA
- a CDS encoding UDP-N-acetylmuramoyl-L-alanyl-D-glutamate--2,6-diaminopimelate ligase: MAESTPFGLRPRTVAGVPLATLGAQIAATPANVTDVLITGVTLRAQDVQPGDLFAALPGSTTHGARHAADAIARGAVAVLTDADGVVAMGSQVATVPVLVHPAPRSVLGGLAATVYGRPSDRVTVVGITGTSGKTTTTYLVEAGLRAGGRAVGLVGTIGIRIDGVDIPSALTTPEAPALQALFAAMAEQGVDTVVMEVSSHALALGRVDGTDFAVGGFTNLSRDHLDFHPTMADYFEAKALLFDPASALRARRVVVCIDDDAGRAMAARAGDAITVSVAGQPAHWRALDVTTTGPASQEFTAVDPTGARHRVGVNLPGHYNIANCLVALAVLDAVGVSPAQAAPGLRETRVPGRLEQVDRGQHFLALVDYAHKPGALRAVLSTLAEPDRRLAVVFGAGGDRDPGKRAPMGAVAAELADLVVVTDDNPRSEDPTSIRREILSGATEVGGKAELIEIADRRLAIRHAVAWAKPGDVVLIAGKGHETGQRGADEVRPFDDRVELARALEARQ; this comes from the coding sequence GTGGCGGAGTCGACGCCCTTTGGGCTGCGCCCCCGCACCGTCGCCGGCGTGCCATTGGCCACGCTGGGCGCGCAGATCGCAGCAACCCCGGCCAACGTCACCGATGTCCTCATCACCGGCGTGACGCTGCGTGCTCAGGACGTCCAGCCCGGTGACCTGTTCGCGGCGCTCCCGGGCTCGACCACACACGGCGCCCGGCACGCGGCCGACGCGATCGCGCGCGGCGCGGTCGCAGTGTTGACCGACGCCGACGGTGTTGTCGCGATGGGTTCGCAGGTGGCGACTGTGCCGGTCCTGGTGCACCCGGCGCCACGCAGCGTGCTCGGCGGATTGGCGGCCACCGTCTACGGGCGCCCATCCGACCGGGTCACCGTCGTCGGCATCACCGGCACATCGGGCAAGACCACCACGACGTATCTGGTGGAAGCGGGATTGCGGGCCGGCGGCCGGGCAGTCGGTCTGGTCGGCACCATCGGCATCCGCATCGACGGCGTCGACATTCCCAGTGCGCTGACCACGCCCGAGGCGCCGGCCCTGCAGGCGCTGTTCGCCGCGATGGCCGAACAGGGCGTCGACACCGTCGTGATGGAAGTGTCCAGTCACGCGCTGGCGCTGGGTCGGGTCGATGGCACCGACTTTGCCGTCGGCGGCTTCACCAACCTCTCGCGCGACCACCTGGACTTCCACCCGACCATGGCCGACTATTTTGAGGCCAAGGCGCTGTTGTTCGACCCGGCCTCGGCTTTGCGCGCTCGCAGGGTCGTGGTGTGCATCGACGACGACGCCGGACGGGCCATGGCGGCCAGAGCCGGTGACGCGATCACCGTCAGCGTCGCCGGCCAACCTGCGCACTGGCGCGCCCTGGACGTCACGACCACCGGGCCGGCGAGCCAGGAATTCACCGCGGTCGATCCCACCGGGGCGCGACACCGCGTCGGCGTCAACCTGCCGGGCCACTATAACATCGCCAATTGTCTTGTCGCACTTGCTGTTCTGGACGCAGTCGGGGTCTCCCCGGCGCAGGCGGCCCCGGGTCTGCGGGAAACGCGGGTGCCTGGACGGCTCGAGCAGGTCGACCGCGGTCAGCATTTCCTCGCGCTCGTCGACTACGCGCACAAGCCGGGTGCGCTGCGCGCGGTGCTGTCCACGCTGGCCGAGCCGGACCGCCGCCTGGCGGTGGTGTTCGGCGCCGGCGGCGACCGCGACCCCGGCAAGCGGGCGCCCATGGGTGCGGTGGCCGCCGAACTCGCCGACCTCGTCGTCGTCACCGACGACAATCCGCGCAGCGAGGATCCCACCTCCATCCGTCGCGAAATCCTTTCCGGCGCAACCGAAGTAGGTGGTAAGGCGGAACTGATCGAGATCGCAGACAGGCGGCTGGCGATCCGACATGCGGTCGCCTGGGCCAAGCCGGGGGATGTGGTGCTGATCGCCGGGAAAGGTCACGAGACCGGCCAGCGCGGCGCTGACGAGGTGCGTCCGTTCGACGACCGGGTGGAACTAGCGCGCGCTTTGGAGGCCCGTCAATGA
- a CDS encoding PE family protein has product MSFVSVVPEVLGTATQQVARIGTSLSSANAAAAASTTQVLAAGADEISAAITAVFSSHGAQYQSLSAAAAEFHQTFLQTLNAAGGAYAAADAAAASPLQALQDSVLSVVNAPTQALLGRPLIGDGANGTAANPNGGAGGLLIGNGGNGFSFNSGGTQNGGSGGAAGLIGNGGAGGTGFAGGNGGAGGNGGFLIGSGGVGGAGGASILTDGGSGGSGGAAPLIGWGGSGGAGGDSGLGIGGAGGAGGAGGRLVAIGGTGGAGGYGVASGGAGGAGGDGGGALFSMSGAGGVGGTGVQVGGAGGAGGNGGGYLFGLGGAGGAGGAALDNAGIGGAGGAGGTAGVLFGYGQGGAGGMGGFGTAAGGAAGAGGGGAAVVGVGVGGAGGIGGAADAAAGTGGAGGGGGIGAAVTGLALGGIGGAGGFSLNGVAGAGGAGGQGVLVSGLGVGGLGGAGGGSINGTGGNGGAGGNSGGLLAVGAGGNGGNAGNGVGAASGGAGGSVGGISQGSFVPTLFGNGGNGGNGINGGAGGTGGSGGLLLGTNGSNGLS; this is encoded by the coding sequence ATGTCGTTCGTAAGTGTTGTTCCGGAAGTACTGGGGACGGCGACACAACAGGTGGCGCGTATCGGCACATCGCTGAGCAGCGCGAACGCGGCCGCCGCTGCGTCGACCACGCAAGTGCTTGCTGCCGGCGCGGACGAGATATCCGCTGCTATCACAGCGGTTTTCAGTAGTCACGGAGCGCAGTACCAGTCGTTGAGCGCGGCGGCCGCGGAGTTTCACCAGACATTCCTGCAGACACTGAATGCGGCCGGTGGAGCCTACGCGGCGGCGGACGCGGCCGCCGCCTCGCCACTGCAGGCGTTGCAAGACAGTGTTCTGAGCGTGGTGAACGCGCCTACCCAGGCGCTGTTGGGGCGGCCGCTGATCGGTGACGGCGCGAACGGGACTGCCGCCAACCCCAATGGTGGGGCCGGTGGCCTCCTGATCGGCAACGGGGGCAACGGGTTCAGCTTCAACAGCGGGGGCACTCAGAACGGCGGCAGCGGTGGTGCCGCCGGATTGATCGGCAACGGGGGTGCCGGCGGCACCGGCTTCGCGGGCGGCAACGGAGGCGCGGGCGGCAATGGGGGCTTTCTGATCGGCAGCGGCGGCGTCGGCGGTGCCGGAGGGGCAAGTATTCTCACCGACGGCGGCTCTGGCGGAAGCGGAGGCGCCGCCCCCCTGATCGGCTGGGGTGGTAGCGGCGGCGCCGGTGGCGACTCAGGCCTGGGAATCGGCGGGGCCGGCGGCGCCGGTGGTGCGGGGGGAAGACTCGTAGCGATCGGCGGCACCGGCGGTGCAGGCGGTTATGGCGTCGCCTCCGGTGGGGCCGGCGGTGCCGGTGGTGACGGCGGCGGCGCACTGTTCTCCATGAGCGGCGCCGGCGGCGTCGGCGGAACGGGCGTGCAAGTGGGCGGTGCCGGGGGTGCCGGCGGTAACGGCGGTGGTTATCTCTTCGGCCTAGGCGGCGCGGGGGGCGCCGGGGGTGCGGCCCTCGATAACGCCGGTATCGGCGGAGCGGGTGGCGCCGGCGGCACTGCCGGCGTGTTGTTCGGCTATGGCCAGGGCGGCGCCGGCGGTATGGGTGGCTTCGGCACCGCCGCCGGCGGCGCGGCCGGTGCGGGCGGCGGCGGCGCCGCGGTCGTCGGCGTCGGCGTCGGCGGTGCTGGCGGCATCGGCGGGGCCGCCGATGCCGCCGCGGGCACCGGAGGTGCGGGCGGGGGAGGTGGCATCGGCGCGGCGGTCACCGGTCTGGCTCTCGGCGGTATCGGCGGCGCCGGTGGCTTCAGCCTTAACGGGGTCGCCGGGGCCGGCGGCGCGGGCGGCCAGGGAGTCTTGGTCTCGGGCCTGGGTGTCGGAGGTCTCGGTGGCGCAGGTGGCGGCAGCATCAACGGAACCGGTGGCAACGGCGGCGCCGGCGGCAACTCCGGCGGTCTGCTCGCCGTCGGCGCCGGCGGCAACGGCGGTAACGCCGGCAACGGCGTCGGAGCTGCCAGCGGCGGCGCCGGTGGAAGCGTCGGGGGGATCTCGCAGGGCTCCTTCGTCCCGACCTTATTCGGTAACGGCGGCAACGGCGGCAACGGCATCAACGGCGGCGCCGGCGGTACCGGCGGCAGCGGCGGCTTGCTTCTCGGAACCAACGGCAGCAACGGATTGTCATAG